Proteins from one Cryptomeria japonica chromosome 4, Sugi_1.0, whole genome shotgun sequence genomic window:
- the LOC131040786 gene encoding calreticulin, giving the protein MASGRGSLLLFCTVGLVLASIVSADVIFEERFDDGWENRWVHSDWKKDEGTAGEWVHTAGKWHGDPEDKGIQTSPDYRFFAISAKFHEFSNKDKTLVLQFSVKHEQKLDCGGGYVKLLSDDFDQKTFSGETPYSIMFGPDICGYSTKKVHAILNYKGKNQNIKKDVQCETDQLSHVYTFILKPDATYSILIDNTEKESGSLYKDWELLPAKKIKDPDATKPEDWDDKEFIPDPEDKKPEGYDDIPQEITDPDATKPEDWDDEEDGEWKAPTIPNPEYNGPWKPKKIKNPNFKGKWKAPMIDNPEFKDDPELYVFPNLKYIGIELWQVKSGTLFDNILVSDDPEYAKKLAEETWGKNKDAEKAAFEEAEKKKEEEEKDKSTDADEDTDEDDEEHEDEDVEEDKDDHDEL; this is encoded by the exons ATGGCGAGCGGACGGGGAAGTTTGCTTCTCTTCTGCACTGTTGGGTTGGTGTTGGCTTCGATCGTCTCCGCCGATGTGATATTTGAGGAGCGATTCGATG ATGGCTGGGAGAACCGTTGGGTGCACTCTGATTGGAAAAAGGATGAAGGCACAGCTGGAGAATGGGTTCACACGGCAGGAAAATGGCATGGGGACCCAGAGGACAAGG GCATCCAGACCAGTCCAGACTACAGGTTTTTTGCTATCTCAGCCAAATTCCACGAGTTCAGCAACAAGGATAAGACACTTGTTCTTCAGTTTTCTGTCAAACATGAACAGAAACTTGATTGTGGTGGTGGCTATGTAAAGTTGCTAAGTGATGACTTTGACCAGAAGACATTCAGTGGAGAGACACCTTATAG CATCATGTTTGGACCTGACATTTGCGGTTACAGTACTAAGAAAGTTCATGCTATACTGAACTATAAAGGGAAGAACCAAAATATTAAAAAGGATGTCCAATGTGAAACTGATCAACTTTCACATGTATATACTTTTATTCTTAAGCCTGATGCAACATATAGCATTCTTATTGACAACACTGAAAAAGAATCTGGCAGTCTGTATAAGGATTGGGAGTTATTACCAGCAAAGAAGATCAAGGATCCAGATGCGACAAAG CCTGAGGATTGGGATGATAAGGAATTCATTCCTGATCCAGAAGACAAGAAACCTGAG GGATATGATGACATACCACAGGAAATAACTGACCCTGATGCCACTAAG CCAGAGGATTGGGATGATGAGGAAGATGGTGAATGGAAAGCTCCCACTATTCCAAACCCAGAATACAATGGTCCCTGGAAGCCCAAG AAAATCAAGAATCCAAACTTCAAGGGCAAATGGAAGGCTCCAATGATTGACAATCCTG AATTCAAGGATGATCCTGAGCTCTACGTATTCCCTAATTTGAAATATATTGGAATTGAGTTATGGCAG GTCAAATCGGGAACtttatttgataatattttagtgTCTGATGACCCTGAATATGCAAAGAAGTTAGCAGAAGAGACATGGGGCAAAAACAAAGAT GCTGAAAAGGCAGCATTTGAAGAGgctgagaaaaagaaagaggaagag GAGAAAGATAAGTCTACTGATGCTGATGAGGATACAGAT GAGGATGATGAAGAACACGAAGATGAAGATGTAGAAGAGGATAAGGATGATCAT GACGAGCTATAG